CCACGCTGCGCCCGCAGCAGCGCCTGACCGTCCGACAGCAATATCCGCGCCGACATGTCGTTCAGATCGACAATCGGCTCCCGCGAACTCTTCTGCACGGCGGAACCCGCCCGCAGCGAGAAGGGCTGCCCCTTGCTGTCCTCGCCGCGATAGAGCGCCTCGGTCACGCGCATCCGCTCCTTCGCGACCTCGACCTTGTTCTTGTCGAGTACGAAGCTGACTTTGTCCCCGCCAGTAAAGGGCGCCGTCGCCAGCAACGCCGCCAGCACACCCACCGCCACCGGCAGCCAGTTCTTGAGCAGCCCGACCAGCCGGTCATGGCTCCCCCCCGGCCTCGCCCAATGGCGGCGC
This region of Sphingobium sp. EM0848 genomic DNA includes:
- a CDS encoding LPS export ABC transporter periplasmic protein LptC, with the protein product MSIQADQQRDVRRHWARPGGSHDRLVGLLKNWLPVAVGVLAALLATAPFTGGDKVSFVLDKNKVEVAKERMRVTEALYRGEDSKGQPFSLRAGSAVQKSSREPIVDLNDMSARILLSDGQALLRAQRGRYDMDTERVAIDGPVQYQSEGGYRLTTRDVGVDLKSRRMQSAGRVDGRIPIGTFSGDHLEADLGARTVTLNGRASLRIEQNGLKGRK